From Lolium perenne isolate Kyuss_39 chromosome 5, Kyuss_2.0, whole genome shotgun sequence, a single genomic window includes:
- the LOC127298409 gene encoding uncharacterized protein, with protein sequence MQGRVVGIGAPAGLRGTPGGGGGKGDRRRAERRRPRQRPAGPEHHVLLVSCVHGNGTCVSRRPLLRPQEAPPGTGLMFLLPFLALASMVIFATSHKDHHIEKDIMVTYILFGCTIMLEFLLPGMILSKEIPCVHSFIDKYTDGWQDMVSQYNIMSFCVRKKKPTFLMKLATFNFLKEFINKHWYIQHVPIAFQIISVVRQHVEDGWKKYIRDAASYRGFSKLRGQWALRRHQELGWSLKMRYDESVLIWHVATELCFYHPNTSPQGQQGEVTQHSREISNYMFYLLLICPEMLMPGTRSDLITLASDTILENKTGLLDMTEEICVQEILSMPMLPTAPDLVSSASKLAKALMELSNEKERWTVIQGVWVEMLCYSASRCRGYLHAKSLGEGGECLTTICLLWSLMGMETLADRHQRPESPREEEGEGEEQRGQNEEPCTSGAQGRARARASPSEDDYSPV encoded by the exons ATGCAGGGGCGTGTGGTCGGCATCGGCGCGCCAGCCGGGTTGCGTGGAActccaggcggcggcggcggcaagggCGACCGGCGACGCGCGGAGCGGAGACGGCCTCGTCAACGTCCAGCCGGGCCGGAACACCACGTCTTACTGGTGAGCTGCGTCCATGGCAACGGCACCTGCGTGTCCAGACGCCCTCTCCTCCGTCCGCAGGAAGCGCCACCAG GCACTGGCTTAATGTTCTTGCTTCCATTCCTGGCTTTAGCTTCTATGGTGATCTTTGCCACGAgccacaaggatcatcacattgaGAAGGATATCATGGTGACATACATCCTGTTCGGTTGCACCATCATGCTAGAGTTCTTACTTCCCGGCATGATACTAAGCAAGGAGATTCCGTGTGTTCACAGTTTCATTGACAAGTATACTGACGGATGGCAAGACATGGTTTCCCAGTACAACATCATGTCCTTCTGTGTAAGGAAGAAGAAGCCCACATTCCTGATGAAACTTGCTACCTTCAACTTTCTAAAGGAGTTTATTAACAAGCATTGGTATATTCAACATGTACCCATAGCTTTCCAGATTATATCGGTGGTTCGCCAACACGTGGAAGATGGTTGGAAGAAGTACATACGCGATGCCGCAAGTTACAGGGGATTTAGCAAACTCCGAGGCCAGTGGGCTCTAAGGAGGCACCAAGAGCTAGGATGGAGCTTGAAAATGCGATATGATGAGAGCGTCCTCATCTGGCATGTTGCCACAGAACTCTGCTTTTATCATCCCAACACATCCCCTCAAGGTCAACAAGGAGAAGTCACTCAACACAGCAGGGAGATATCCAACTATATGTTCTATCTGCTTCTCATCTGTCCTGAGATGTTAATGCCCGGCACTAGATCTGATCTCATCACCTTGGCCAGCGACACAATATTGGAAAACAAGACGGGGTTGCTCGACATGACAGAAGAAATTTGTGTGCAGGAGATTCTTAGCATGCCGATGCTGCCCACTGCACCTGATTTGGTTTCCAGTGCATCTAAGCTCGCCAAAGCACTAATGGAACTGAGCAACGAGAAGGAGAGGTGGACTGTAATCCAAGGTGTCTGGGTGGAGATGCTCTGCTATTCTGCCAGCAGATGTAGGGGCTACCTGCATGCTAAGAGCCTGGGTGAAGGTGGGGAGTGTCTTACCACTATCTGTCTCCTATGGTCATTAATGGGGATGGAGACCTTGGCGGATAGGCACCAGAGGCCAGAGTCTCCACGAGAGGAAGAAGGGGAAGGAGAAGAACAACGTGGACAAAACGAAGAACCATGCACTTCTGGTGCCCAAGGCAGAGCTAGAGCTAGAGCCAGTCCATCTGAAGACGACTACAGCCCCGTCTAA
- the LOC139831176 gene encoding uncharacterized protein produces the protein MGLSSAMQWWEEWQLRILVLGSCFIQYALYFSKFVRRAPILRRLRVLVWIAYIGADAVAIYALATLFNRRKQSFDGESSTLEVLWAPFLLIHLGGQPWISAYSLEDNELWKRHTITLVSQVTVALYVFCKWWSGEKMLLAAAILLFLLGILKFAQKPWALRTSSFNSLQGSTTVLPKAQIEGHIPPLEEYVQAAQKCVLETKVQYMCHYRTIIDCMFFDESAPHFCRVSYLPSFLMLDHKRAYNV, from the coding sequence ATGGGTCTCTCAAGTGCTATGCAATGGTGGGAGGAGTGGCAACTGCGCATCCTCGTACTGGGCAGTTGCTTCATCCAGTATGCCCTCTACTTCTCTAAATTTGTGCGCAGAGCTCCTATCCTACGCAGGTTGAGAGTGCTGGTGTGGATCGCATACATAGGTGCCGATGCCGTGGCGATCTACGCTCTCGCAACCCTCTTCAACCGTCGCAAGCAATCTTTTGATGGGGAAAGCAGCACCCTGGAGGTCCTATGGGCGCCTTTCCTCCTCATCCACCTCGGCGGCCAGCCATGGATAAGTGCCTACAGCCTCGAGGACAATGAGCTATGGAAACGTCATACCATAACCCTGGTGTCTCAGGTCACGGTTGCCTTGTACGTCTTTTGCAAGTGGTGGTCCGGTGAGAAGATGCTGCTGGCGGCAGCGATCTTGCTCTTCCTTCTTGGCATCCTCAAATTTGCCCAGAAGCCATGGGCCCTCAGGACCTCAAGCTTTAACAGCTTGCAGGGCTCCACCACTGTGCTGCCAAAAGCACAAATAGAAGGGCACATACCCCCGCTTGAAGAGTATGTACAGGCAGCACAAAAGTGTGTACTGGAAACAAAGGTACAATATATGTGTCACTATCGAACCATCATCGATTGTATGTTTTTCGACGAGTCTGCTCCACACTTTTGCCGTGTTTCCTATCTACCCTCTTTCCTGATGCTGGACCATAAGCGTGCATACAATGTG